In Candidatus Defluviibacterium haderslevense, the following are encoded in one genomic region:
- a CDS encoding PadR family transcriptional regulator, whose translation MKIENTIAQMKKGVLEMCILSIINNNESYPSDIISQLKSADLIVVEGTLYPILTRLKNFGLLEYYWQESPSGPPRKYFKITETGKESLIQLSESWIQFVSGVNLTIKNQI comes from the coding sequence ATGAAAATTGAAAATACAATTGCTCAAATGAAAAAAGGAGTTTTGGAAATGTGCATACTATCTATCATTAATAACAATGAGTCTTATCCATCTGATATCATTAGTCAACTAAAATCTGCAGATCTCATTGTTGTAGAAGGAACTTTATATCCCATTTTAACCAGATTAAAGAATTTTGGATTGTTAGAATACTACTGGCAAGAGTCACCATCCGGACCACCTAGAAAATATTTTAAAATCACAGAAACTGGAAAAGAATCATTAATTCAACTCTCTGAAAGCTGGATTCAATTTGTATCCGGAGTTAACTTAACCATAAAAAACCAAATTTAA
- a CDS encoding transketolase: MSNYALIQEILSSIKGNDSSYRQEVLKDFWICLVSREVSLTGRKEVLSGKAKFGILGDGKELPQVAMARAFEKGDFRSGYYRDQTFMMALDLCSIKQYFAQLYADTINDPFSGGRQMNAHFATPLIDDQGHWNNHTNSYNVSSDISSTGGQMARALGLALASKHYRQNKQLRKDFSQFSNKGNEVSFVTIGDASTSEGVFWETMNAAAVQQVPLAVCVWDDGYGISVPIQLQTVKQNISSALSGFEKTNNQEGISIHRVQGWDYPNLVNTFHKGIKMVREEHIPALFHINEVTQPQGHSTSGSHERYKSKERMAWEETHDCIKVFESWIIEKKLIEQDIIEQLKSMAKEFVKSEKNTAWNDFIGQTLNHKQELISILNDISDLPKANELKNNIESIKNIANFEMIELARQFVFDHVYAGLGSRLTPLKEWLKQRYLDADVKYHRHLLSETNQSATQVKHLPAIYQDSSEEVNGYLILNQYFDHIFNTSPEVLGFGEDVGKIGDVNQGFAGLQDKYGELRIFDTGIREWTIVGQAIGLSMRGLRPIAEIQYLDYIVYALSPLMDDLATVRYRSNGIQKAPVIIRTRGHRLEGIWHSGSPIGMLLHSIRGIHLCVPRNMTQAAGMYQTLLQGDDPGIVIECLNAYRLKEKMPENLGSFTIPLGQIEILKQGSDITLVTYGSCVRIAQKAIQLLERYHIDVELIDVQTLLPFDTDHQIVTSIRKTNKLVVLDEDVPGGASSYILQQILEVQGAYQYLDSKPKTISSAAHRPPYGSDGDYFTKPNAEDVVACIYNIMTEYDPIKYKI, from the coding sequence ATGTCCAATTATGCTTTAATTCAAGAAATCCTTTCATCCATAAAAGGTAATGATTCAAGTTACAGACAAGAAGTTCTAAAGGATTTTTGGATTTGTTTGGTAAGTAGAGAAGTCTCTTTAACAGGAAGGAAAGAAGTACTATCAGGTAAAGCTAAATTTGGTATTCTTGGCGATGGGAAAGAATTACCCCAAGTTGCTATGGCCAGAGCTTTTGAAAAAGGTGATTTTAGATCCGGGTATTATAGGGATCAAACTTTCATGATGGCCCTTGATTTATGTTCTATCAAACAATATTTTGCCCAGCTTTATGCGGATACAATAAATGATCCATTTAGTGGTGGTCGTCAGATGAATGCACATTTCGCAACACCACTCATCGATGACCAAGGACATTGGAATAATCATACTAATTCTTATAATGTTTCCTCCGACATTTCCAGTACAGGCGGACAGATGGCACGAGCATTGGGACTTGCCTTGGCCTCGAAACATTATAGACAAAACAAACAATTACGGAAAGACTTTTCTCAATTTTCTAACAAAGGGAATGAAGTTTCATTTGTAACTATCGGCGATGCTTCAACATCAGAAGGCGTGTTTTGGGAGACCATGAATGCTGCCGCTGTTCAACAAGTACCTTTGGCAGTTTGTGTGTGGGATGACGGTTATGGCATCTCAGTTCCTATTCAATTACAAACCGTTAAACAAAATATTTCATCAGCATTAAGTGGTTTTGAAAAAACGAATAACCAAGAAGGTATTTCTATTCATCGGGTGCAGGGTTGGGATTATCCAAATTTGGTCAATACATTCCACAAAGGAATTAAAATGGTCCGTGAAGAACATATTCCAGCATTGTTTCATATCAATGAAGTCACTCAACCTCAAGGCCATTCTACGTCAGGATCCCATGAACGTTATAAGAGTAAAGAGCGAATGGCTTGGGAAGAAACCCATGATTGTATTAAAGTATTCGAATCATGGATTATTGAAAAAAAGTTAATAGAACAAGATATCATTGAACAATTAAAATCAATGGCCAAAGAGTTTGTCAAATCTGAGAAAAATACGGCATGGAACGATTTTATTGGACAAACTTTAAATCATAAACAAGAATTAATTTCTATATTAAATGACATATCTGATCTTCCAAAAGCAAATGAGCTAAAGAACAATATAGAAAGTATAAAGAATATTGCCAATTTTGAGATGATTGAGTTGGCCAGGCAGTTTGTATTTGACCATGTCTATGCTGGGTTGGGGTCAAGATTAACTCCTTTAAAAGAATGGTTGAAACAGAGATATCTAGATGCTGATGTTAAATACCATAGGCATTTGTTGTCCGAAACCAATCAATCAGCAACCCAAGTTAAACATCTTCCAGCTATTTATCAAGATTCATCAGAAGAGGTCAATGGTTATTTGATTCTTAATCAATATTTTGATCATATTTTTAATACGAGTCCCGAAGTATTAGGTTTTGGAGAGGATGTTGGTAAAATTGGTGATGTCAATCAAGGTTTTGCTGGTTTACAAGATAAATATGGAGAATTAAGAATTTTTGATACAGGAATTCGAGAATGGACCATTGTTGGACAGGCTATTGGTTTAAGTATGAGAGGCCTAAGGCCAATAGCAGAAATTCAGTATTTGGATTATATCGTTTACGCATTGTCACCTTTGATGGATGATTTAGCAACTGTAAGATACCGTTCCAATGGGATTCAAAAAGCTCCAGTTATCATTAGAACCCGAGGACATCGACTGGAAGGAATTTGGCATTCAGGTTCTCCAATTGGTATGTTATTACATTCCATTCGGGGAATTCATTTATGTGTCCCTAGGAACATGACTCAAGCAGCAGGAATGTATCAAACCTTATTGCAGGGTGATGATCCTGGAATCGTTATTGAGTGTTTGAATGCTTATAGACTTAAAGAAAAGATGCCTGAAAATTTGGGTAGTTTTACAATCCCATTAGGTCAAATTGAAATATTGAAGCAAGGAAGTGACATTACTTTGGTTACCTACGGTTCTTGTGTTCGAATAGCTCAAAAAGCAATTCAATTATTAGAGCGATATCATATTGATGTGGAATTAATCGATGTTCAGACGTTGTTGCCTTTTGACACAGATCATCAGATTGTAACCTCTATACGCAAAACAAATAAACTGGTTGTTCTGGATGAGGATGTTCCTGGAGGCGCCTCGAGTTATATTCTTCAACAAATATTAGAAGTACAAGGAGCTTATCAATATCTAGACTCAAAACCGAAAACCATTTCATCTGCGGCTCATCGCCCCCCATATGGAAGTGATGGAGATTATTTTACCAAGCCTAATGCAGAAGATGTAGTGGCGTGTATTTACAATATTATGACAGAATATGACCCCATTAAATATAAGATTTGA
- a CDS encoding DUF1573 domain-containing protein yields MKNLFSFLLILFCSVVAYSQTTAPAAVAAPVKSANGPKMVFDNLNVDYGEIKKGGEPLRKATFTNKGNEPLVIKNARGSCGCTVPTWPKEPIMPGEVGVIEIRYDTQRVGPINKTVRVQTNEGEEEITLYVKGNISSDEDETVPKNDGNVLIPKG; encoded by the coding sequence ATGAAAAATTTATTCTCTTTTTTGCTCATCTTATTTTGTTCCGTTGTAGCGTATTCACAAACTACTGCACCAGCTGCAGTGGCCGCTCCGGTCAAATCAGCAAATGGTCCTAAAATGGTTTTTGATAACCTAAATGTGGATTATGGCGAAATTAAGAAAGGTGGAGAACCTTTAAGAAAAGCAACCTTTACTAATAAAGGTAATGAGCCATTAGTTATTAAAAATGCACGCGGAAGTTGTGGTTGTACAGTTCCAACATGGCCTAAAGAACCAATCATGCCTGGTGAAGTAGGTGTTATTGAAATTCGTTATGATACCCAAAGAGTTGGACCAATTAATAAAACAGTAAGAGTTCAAACTAACGAAGGTGAAGAAGAAATTACTTTATATGTTAAAGGAAACATTTCTTCTGACGAAGATGAAACTGTTCCAAAAAATGATGGTAATGTTTTAATACCTAAAGGATAA
- a CDS encoding biopolymer transporter ExbD, producing the protein MNIRGRKREGAELSVESLNDIMFFLLLFFLIVSTLANPNIIKLMLPSSKQSEQTSKKPINLSVTNDLKYYIEKEPIAYEEIEPRLRKYVANVPDLTVVIRIDNRLEVQQLVNVLQIGVSLKVKMVLATERSK; encoded by the coding sequence ATGAATATACGAGGCAGAAAACGCGAAGGAGCAGAATTAAGTGTAGAATCACTTAATGATATCATGTTTTTCTTATTGCTATTCTTTTTGATTGTGTCCACTTTGGCCAATCCGAATATCATTAAATTGATGTTGCCTTCTTCTAAACAAAGCGAGCAGACTTCAAAAAAACCGATTAATCTGTCCGTTACCAACGACTTAAAATACTATATTGAAAAAGAACCTATAGCCTACGAAGAGATTGAACCAAGATTGCGTAAATATGTAGCCAATGTACCAGATTTGACGGTGGTTATTCGTATAGATAATCGATTGGAAGTTCAGCAATTAGTGAATGTACTACAAATAGGTGTCAGTCTTAAAGTTAAAATGGTACTTGCAACGGAACGCTCTAAATAG
- a CDS encoding MotA/TolQ/ExbB proton channel family protein, translating into MFLSIFLQVDTATTGTSVASQSVFDIILNSGPLGITIISIQVLLVFIALYIFIERYFTISAVVKEDQRVMQNLRSNIGSGNISTIQSICASSDTPLARMIEKGLQRLGRPMPEIESAIESVGRVETFRLEKKLNHLSLIARLAPMFGFLGTIMGVIKIFYDISLTDNLSIGVISGGLYQKMLTSAGGLLVGIIAFVGYYFLTMMLDEEINELERSSIEFMDMLHTPVK; encoded by the coding sequence ATGTTTTTATCGATTTTTCTTCAAGTGGATACAGCAACAACCGGAACAAGTGTTGCAAGTCAAAGTGTTTTTGATATCATTCTAAATAGTGGACCTCTGGGAATTACCATTATTTCGATACAAGTGCTCCTCGTATTTATTGCCCTCTATATTTTTATTGAGCGGTATTTTACGATTAGTGCAGTAGTCAAAGAAGATCAACGTGTTATGCAAAATCTTCGATCTAATATAGGAAGTGGGAATATTTCAACTATTCAAAGTATTTGTGCTAGTAGCGATACACCTTTAGCGAGAATGATTGAAAAAGGATTACAGCGATTGGGCAGACCAATGCCAGAGATAGAAAGTGCTATCGAAAGTGTAGGTCGTGTAGAGACATTTAGACTTGAAAAGAAACTCAATCACTTATCTCTAATTGCTCGATTAGCTCCGATGTTTGGGTTTTTGGGTACCATTATGGGTGTTATTAAAATATTCTACGATATATCTTTAACAGACAATTTATCCATTGGCGTTATCTCCGGAGGATTATATCAGAAAATGCTAACCTCTGCAGGTGGTTTATTGGTCGGTATAATTGCATTCGTAGGTTATTATTTTCTGACTATGATGTTAGATGAAGAAATTAATGAATTAGAACGTAGCAGTATAGAATTTATGGATATGCTACATACTCCTGTTAAATAA
- a CDS encoding PspC domain-containing protein has translation MNKVLNINVGKYPFSIDDIAYEKLDSYLLSLQNHFSKSEGCKDIMQDIESRIAELFQEKLSGRSIVSIEIVDETISIMGTPEIFGTDWNQTNEPTESKSNSQYTTEDWGIKTGKKLFRDPSDSKIGGVCSGLAQYIGIQDVIWVRLFFVLTAFAGGFAAILYIILWAITPEARNSADRLAMKGEPINVHNIARKVEEEIDDLTHKFDTWREKRRMRKKNKWRF, from the coding sequence ATGAATAAAGTACTTAACATCAATGTAGGCAAATATCCATTTTCAATTGATGATATCGCTTACGAAAAACTTGACAGCTATCTTTTAAGTCTCCAAAATCATTTTTCAAAATCTGAAGGGTGTAAAGATATTATGCAAGACATTGAAAGTCGGATAGCAGAATTATTTCAAGAAAAATTATCAGGACGAAGCATTGTATCCATTGAAATCGTCGATGAAACCATAAGCATTATGGGAACACCTGAAATATTTGGAACAGATTGGAATCAAACCAATGAACCAACAGAGTCTAAGTCTAATAGCCAGTATACCACTGAAGATTGGGGAATCAAAACCGGAAAAAAATTATTTCGTGATCCATCCGATTCAAAAATTGGAGGTGTGTGCAGTGGACTAGCCCAATATATAGGGATACAGGACGTCATTTGGGTCAGATTGTTTTTTGTATTAACTGCTTTTGCTGGAGGATTTGCGGCCATACTTTATATTATTTTATGGGCAATTACACCTGAAGCCAGAAATTCAGCAGATCGATTAGCGATGAAAGGAGAACCCATCAATGTGCATAACATAGCCAGAAAGGTGGAAGAAGAAATCGATGACTTGACCCATAAATTTGATACCTGGCGAGAAAAACGAAGAATGCGTAAAAAAAATAAATGGCGATTTTAA
- a CDS encoding TIGR04282 family arsenosugar biosynthesis glycosyltransferase, protein MLTNPNALIIFIRNPIRGKVKTRLAQTLGEAKALYIYKELLEITRQQSIKVNAQCYLYYSDHIELDAWSETTFIKKVQSGIDLGDRMSNAFHEVLQIHSKAIIIGSDCPYITSLLLNQAFNLLTTKDIIIGPAVDGGYYLLGMKSNIDSVFKSMPWSESSLYEKTIEKLNQLNCSHSSLIQLEDIDTEEAWNRYVQTQGK, encoded by the coding sequence ATGTTAACCAACCCAAACGCGCTCATTATTTTTATTAGAAACCCCATCCGAGGGAAAGTAAAAACCAGATTAGCTCAAACTCTCGGAGAAGCTAAAGCATTGTACATCTATAAAGAACTACTTGAAATAACTAGACAACAAAGCATAAAAGTAAATGCACAATGTTATTTATACTATAGTGATCATATAGAACTTGATGCCTGGTCTGAAACCACATTCATCAAAAAGGTTCAATCTGGAATAGATCTAGGAGATCGCATGTCAAACGCATTCCATGAAGTATTGCAAATTCATTCCAAAGCTATTATCATAGGAAGTGATTGTCCCTATATTACAAGTTTACTTTTAAATCAAGCTTTCAATTTATTAACCACCAAAGATATCATCATAGGACCAGCCGTAGATGGTGGATATTACCTACTTGGCATGAAATCAAATATTGATTCGGTTTTTAAATCTATGCCCTGGAGCGAATCTAGTTTGTATGAAAAAACCATAGAAAAACTCAATCAATTAAACTGTAGCCATTCCTCATTGATCCAATTAGAGGATATAGATACTGAAGAAGCGTGGAATCGATATGTTCAAACTCAAGGAAAATAA